The following coding sequences are from one Bufo bufo chromosome 2, aBufBuf1.1, whole genome shotgun sequence window:
- the LOC120991422 gene encoding testis-specific serine/threonine-protein kinase 1-like, whose translation MDDSAVLKVRGYKIGIILGEGSYAKVKSAFSERLKCSVAVKIINRRKAPPDFLQKFLPREMEILTVMNHQSIVKTYEIFETSVGKVYIVMELGAQGDLLEFIKSRGPTPEDVARKLFYQLATAVKYCHDLDIVHRDLKCENILLDKAYNIKLSDFGFARRLGHGNSSEMVLSKTYCGSAAYAAPEVLQGIPYEPKLYDIWSLGVILFIMVSGSMPYDDSNIKKMLRIQKQHHIDFPRSKHLSNDCKDIIIHMLQPDVHQRLTINEILNHSWLQPLSKAKGSDLPLQSKKDVNSADQISYFRQEAANKEKAAPKSQTQKEVQASEEASLQDRVLQQEQVKTAADTNTSSEDGAAIVSHHIPVASS comes from the coding sequence ATGGACGACTCTGCCGTACTTAAAGTAAGAGGATACAAAATTGGCATAATCTTAGGTGAAGGCTCATATGCAAAAGTTAAGTCAGCATTCTCAGAACGTCTAAAATGCAGTGTTGCTGTGAAGATTATTAATCGTAGAAAAGctccaccagattttttgcagAAGTTCCTTCCTCGTGAAATGGAGATCCTGACTGTAATGAACCATCAGTCTATCGTAAAGACATACGAAATCTTTGAAACATCTGTGGGCAAGGTATATATTGTAATGGAGCTGGGTGCCCAAGGGGACTTGTTGGAATTCATCAAGAGCAGAGGACCAACACCAGAAGACGTGGCACGAAAATTGTTCTATCAACTAGCCACGGCTGTAAAATATTGCCATGATTTAGATATTGTCCACAGAGATCTGAAGTGTGAGAATATTCTACTGGATAAAGCGTACAACATTAAACTTTCAGACTTTGGTTTTGCCAGACGTTTAGGCCACGGCAACAGTAGTGAAATGGTCCTCAGTAAAACTTACTGTGGATCTGCTGCTTATGCTGCACCAGAGGTCTTACAAGGAATACCCTATGAACCTAAGCTCTATGATATCTGGAGCcttggagtgatattatttataaTGGTCTCTGGTTCAATGCCTTATGACGATTCCAACATAAAGAAGATGTTACGTATACAGAAGCAACACCATATAGACTTTCCACGATCTAAACATCTTTCTAATGACTGTAAAGACATCATTATCCACATGCTTCAGCCAGACGTACACCAGCGTCTAACCATAAATGAAATTTTGAACCATAGCTGGCTTCAGCCTCTCTCAAAAGCTAAAGGATCTGACCTTCCTCTTCAAAGTAAAAAGGATGTGAACTCTGCTGATCAGATTTCTTATTTTAGGCAAGAGGCCGCAAACAAAGAAAAAGCTGCTCCTAAATCCCAAACACAAAAGGAAGTCCAGGCTTCTGAGGAGGCAAGTCTCCAAGATAGAGTTCTGCAGCAAGAGCAAGTAAAGACAGCAGCAGACACAAACACATCAAGCGAAGACGGAGCTGCAATAGTCAGTCATCATATACCAGTTGCAAGTAGTTAG